One genomic window of Elaeis guineensis isolate ETL-2024a chromosome 2, EG11, whole genome shotgun sequence includes the following:
- the LOC105059404 gene encoding ornithine aminotransferase, mitochondrial — MSATKRPLQWIMRRAIGARSMCALPHKSAPSSSEELMRMEHQHSAHNYHPIPMVFSQGKGACVWDPEGNKYIDFLSAYSAVNQGHCHPKVMKALIEQAERLTLSSRAFYNDKFPIFAEYLTRMFGYDMMLPMNTGAEGVETALKLARKWGYMKKLIPKDEAIIVSCCGCFHGRTLGVISMSCDNDATRGFGPLVPGHLKVDFGDVDALEKIFKDHGDRVCGFLFEPIQGEAGVIIPPNGYLKAVRELCSRHNILMIADEIQTGIARTGKLLACDWEDVRPDVVILGKALGAGVIPVSAVLSDKDVMLCIRPGEHGSTFGGNPLASAVAIAALEVIKDEGLIERAAKMGQEFRDQLKKVQHQFPQIIKEVRGRGLLNAIDLSNKVLSPVSAYDICIKLKERGILAKPTHDTIIRLAPPLSISLEELSEASKALNDVFEIDLPKMQMQKPKLESPPDEQACDRCGRRMYDTTNMDN, encoded by the exons ATGAGTGCGACCAAGAGACCGTTGCAATGGATTATGAGAAGAGCGATTGGGGCGAGGAGCATGTGCGCCCTTCCCCACAAATCCGCTCCCTCCTCTTCCGAGGAACTGATGAGGATGGAACACCAGCATAGCGCTCATAA TTATCATCCAATTCCTATGGTATTTTCTCAAGGGAAGGGAGCTTGTGTATGGGACCCTGAAGGCAACAAGTATATTGATTTCCTATCTGCTTACTCTGCAGTCAATCAG GGACATTGTCATCCAAAAGTCATGAAAGCGTTGATTGAACAGGCAGAAAGGCTTACTCTTAGCTCTAGGGCCTTCTACAATGATAAGTTTCCAATCTTTGCAGAGTACCTCACACGCATGTTTGGTTATGACATGATGCTGCCAATGAATACTGGAGCTGAAGGTGTGGAAACTGCTCTGAAGTTGGCACGTAAATGGGGTTATATGAAGAAGTtaatacccaaggatgag GCTATAATTGTGTCTTGTTGTGGATGTTTTCATGGTCGGACCTTGGGTGTAATATCTATGAGCTGTGATAATGATGCTACTCGTGGTTTCGGTCCCTTGGTTCCAGGTCATCTCAAAGTTGATTTTGGCGATGTTGATGCACTCGAGAAAATCTTTAAAG ACCATGGTGATCGAGTATGCGGATTTTTATTTGAACCCATTCAAGGGGAAGCAGGA GTTATAATACCACCAAATGGTTATTTGAAAGCTGTCAGAGAACTATGCTCTAGACACAACATTCTGATGATTGCTGATGAAATTCAAACTGGCATAGCCCGCACTGGAAAGCTGCTGGCATGTGATTGGGAAGATGTTCGACCTGATGTTGTG ATCCTTGGCAAAGCTTTAGGTGCTGGAGTGATACCTGTTAGTGCAGTTCTTTCTGACAAGGATGTCATGCTATGTATCAGGCCAGGAGAACATGGAAG CACATTTGGCGGGAATCCTTTGGCTAGTGCGGTGGCAATTGCTGCACTTGAAGTAATCAAAGATGAAGGACTAATTGAGAG GGCTGCCAAAATGGGCCAGGAATTCAGGGATCAGTTAAAGAAGGTCCAACACCAGTTCCCCCAAATAATTAAAGAGGTCCGAGGAAGAGGGTTGCTCAATGCAATAGACCTGAGCAACAAAGTTCTGTCTCCTGTTTCTGCTTATGATATATGCATTAAGTTAAAGGAGAGGGGCATTCTTGCTAAGCCAACACATGACACTATAATTCGTTTAGCTCCTCCGCTTTCCATAAG TTTGGAGGAGCTCAGCGAAGCATCAAAGGCTTTGAATGATGTGTTTGAGATTGATTTACCAAAGATGCAGATGCAGAAGCCTAAACTAGAAAGCCCACCAGATGAGCAAGCATGTGACAGATGTGGGCGGCGAATGTACGACACCACCAATATGGACAActaa